In Eubacteriales bacterium mix99, the DNA window CTGCATAGAGAAGATGATTGTTATGGCACCAGTCACGAATTGGAATCTCATAGCTTTGAATAAAGCGATCCGTAACGGTGCTCCGGTAATCATATCTTACCTGATCGGTATCTTCGCCCATTCTTTCAAAGAGAGCAGGCAATCTATCCTTCAGGGAATACCCATTCCGCTTCTCAAACAGCTCCGGCAACGTTGGAGACCAGGGCATACTGCCCGGAAAAGCTGTGACCTCGTCGCTGAAGAATCCCCGGATCGTTTTCCCGAATTCCGGTCCAAAATGCTTCCGATATTGTTCATGTGTGGTTTCGATAAAATAAGCAATTGCATTTGGATTCAATGTGTCTATGTATTTCCCAAAATACTTAAAGTGCTCCACTGTTGTCTGCAGGATGATTTCAATATGCCATCGACCTTCCGGGGCCTGCCAGTACAGCTTTTTGGCGGGATTACCGGTAAAAAATCGTTTCCGGTTGTATTGGGTCAATCCACTCATCTGAAAAATATTTTCCCGGTAACCCGTACCAATAAAAGCAGCCAGATCCACTGGATTCGCCCACTCGACCGGATCCATCTTCTTATTCGTATCGGAATGGAGGGGATACGCCTTTGCCAGAATAACCTGTCCCCATGGCAAAACCTTCTCCATCGATTTTGGCCCGCATTCCTCCATCACCAGGCGTTTCAGCGACTTTGCCTCAAACTCGGGATGATCCAGCAGGACCTGTCCGCCGCTTACCCCGCTGGGATATGGATATTCATCGTACAGCCATACTTCCAGTCCATGTTTCTTTGCTTCCTCCACGGCGATTCCCACTTTGCGGAACCACTCTTCCGACAGATAAGGCACCGAAAGGCCCTGACGGGGATGTATAAAAAATCCTCTTATGCCCTGGCTTTCCATCTCCCGAACCTGTCTTGCAATTTCTCCGTCTTCCATCTTTCCATTCCAGAACCAAAATGGTTGAATACCGAATCTTAATGCCATACCCATGGATCCTCCTTCAGGAAGCTGAAAACAAAACAATGGCTATTCCATAAATTTCCTTAAAAGCTGCAATGCAATCGGGGCGTCCCTGTCCATATCCCTGGTACCGGCTTCAATGCTGATCCTCCCTTTATATTCTGCACTCTTCAATGCTTCAAAAAACTCTCCATAGCAATCTTCCGAAGGATTCAGCGGATACACCCGGCCATGACTGTTGGCAATATGAAGATGCCGAAGAGCGGGGGCGACCTTTTTCAATACGTCCATGCTCTCATTTTCCAGACGCATATGATAGAAATCTGCCAGCAACTGAATATTCGGATGGTTGACATCCCGGACAAAGTGATATCCCTCTTCCACGGAATTGAGAATATTGGTCTCCCCTCTGTTCAAAGGTTCCATAGCAACGGTCAATCCATATTTTGCAGCCACATCTCCCACAATTCGGGCTGCATCAACAAGCTGCTTCCAGGCATCTTCCTGTTTCCATCCTTCCGGAACTTTTCTGGATCTTCCACTTCCAAAAACAGCAATCTCCGCTCCCAGCCGGTGGATCCGGTCAAAGGCTTTTCCCAGATATTCACGGACTGCCTTCAAATCCACCTCCGGACCGGTTAATCTGATATTCCCCGGGAACAGCACATTGAACGCTTCACATTCCAGACTGCTGTCTTCCACTCTCTGAACTGCTTCCATAAACTCCTGTTCCCCCATGGACGCAGTTCTGGATACAGAGGATTCCAGATAATCAAACCCCATCTTCTCCACCCTGGAGATGTCTGAGACATCCGTACAGATTCCTATTTTCAAACCACTCACCTCACAGATTTTTTATCCCATTGTCATTTTATCTCACCGCTTTCAATTACTCTATCCTGTTCTTGCTGTATCCGAATAAAACATTATCAATATATTGCTCTATGCTATTCCCCTCAAGCATACTGTTTTTTGCAGCCATGCCAAGGTGCCCGAGACTACTGCCTGCTTCAGATTTCCTCCACCAGGAACCAATCAAAATCAGCAAACCCACTGCTGTATTTGCCTTGATTGTTGATGCAGAATATTCCTGCCTTTGCTCCGATCCACTGTCCTTTCTGCGCCGTGAAGTCCCCTCCGATCCGAATAAAATTCACGCCATCCGTGCTGTAATGGAACGCACACCTCCCACCCCTGCTTACGGTTGCCTGCAGATACACAGGACAGGAATCCATATCGGTACAGGCTTCGGCGTATTCCTCTTCCTTCAAGCCGTCTCCCCGAAACAATACCAACTTCCAGCTTCCGTCCTCCCCCTTTCCGGCAGCCAGATAAGCATATTTCACTCCCATAATAACCAATCCGGCCTGATCCCCCACGGACTCCGGCCGGAAATCCATTTTTGTGGTAACTTGAAATTCAGGCGCCGGAAATTTCTGCAGCAAAAGACCGGGAACATTCCACAGGACTCTCTTCGCCTGCTGCAGGCCGTCCCGGGCAAATAACCGGATGTGATCCTGCCTGTCCCGCAGGGAGTACCAGTCCGGCTCCGGGTTTGCCTGCCACTGCCACTGCATCCCCAGCTCCTGCCCGTTGAAATCATCACTTGTATCCGGTACTTCCACAGGGCACGGCTTTCCCATATCCGGTTTTGTGTATTGGGAAACCGGCTCTCCGATACCGTCGCAATTGCTGTCGACTCCCATCATGGGCCAATCGTCCACCCATTGAACCGGTTGAAGATGTACAATCCGGCCATAGGCACCGGCATCCTGAAAATGCAGGAACCACGTCTCTCCGTTTTTCAGCTCAACCCAGGCTCCCTGATGAGGACCGTTTACCGCAGAATCCCCCTGATGCAGCACAATCTTATCTTCATAGGGGCCATATACATTCCTGGACCTTAAAATCACCTGATAGCCCGTCTGGACCCCTCCTGCAGGTGCGGAGATATAATAACAGCCATTCCTTTTATACATCTTCGGGCCTTCTATCGTAGGGTGACGGCCGTTCCCATCGAATACGACCCGAAACTCATCCAAAAGATCGGTCCCGTCCGGCTTCATCCTGCTGATTGCCAGAACACTCTTAAACCCAATCCGACTTTTTGCAAAAGCATTCACCAGATAGGCACTACCGTCATCATCCCAGAACGGACAGGGATCAATCCATCCCCTCACTTTCCTGATACAAACCAGAGGATCCCATTTCCCAAATGGATCTTTCGTTTTGCTCATGAACAATCCTTCGTCCGGCATGGGAAGAAAGACCTGGAAATATTCATTGTGATACCGGATACTCGGTGCCCAGATCCCTCTTCCATGCTGCGGCTTCCCGTACTCCGGAAAAGGGATCCTATCCACGACATGATTCACAATTTGCCAATTCACCAGATCCCGGGAGTACAGAACGGGAATCCCGGGAACACAGGAAAAGCTGGAGGCAACCATGAAGAACTCATCGCCCACCCGGATCACATCCGGATCGGAGTAGTCGGAATACAATATGGGATTCCGAAACGTTCCATCTCCCTGATCCGATATGCGAATTTTTGGAAAACCTTCTTTCCTGTATGTTCTGATCTTACTCTCAATGGACATGCTGATTCCTCTTTTCTGCTTGCTGCTGTATTACTGTATATCCTGGTAATGCCATTCTACCTCAAATCGCATTGCCGCGCCAGGCGGAACCGATCAGCATTTTCCTTATCAGATCCACGGGAATGACGGTAACTGCCATCAGGATGACAAAGAACAGATCCGGCAGGGACAGCGGAACGGTGCGGAAAACCGCTCCTCCGAAGTATATGATGATCAGCTGAATCATCACTACAAACAGCATGACTGTGATAAATCTTTGGTTTTTGCCGATATTGGCCAGCAATTTCAACCTGCTGGTACGGGCATTGAAACTGTTGAATACGCCGGCAAAGATAAACAAGGCAAAAAACGCAGTCATAAATGAAATATTGCCGGGATCGTAACCAAAGATCCTGTGAAACCAGGGAAGCTTTAAAAACAGTATACAAAGCAGGGTTACATAGGAACCCAGAATCAGTATCTGGTTATACATATAGGAATTTATGATTGGTTCATCCCGCTGTTTCGGCGGCTCATTCATATATTCCGTAAGGGGTGCTTCCCCGGAAAAGGCCAGACCCGCCAGCGTATCCATCACCATATTTACCCACAGCATCTGTAAAACCGTGAGAGGGGAGTTTACCCCGATAAACGGACCGATAATGGAAATCCCGACGGCGCAGAGGTTTATCGTCAGCTGAAATATAATAAACTTGCGGATGCTTTTGAATATGGTCCGACCATATAAAATGGCTTTTGAAATGGACAGGAAATTATCATCCATTATGACAATATCGCTGGCTTCCTTGGCAATCTCCGTACCGCTGCCCATGGCAAATCCCACATCCGCTGTTTTCAGGGCAGGCGCATCGTTGATCCCGTCCCCGGTCATGCCCACGACCATGTCAAGGCTCTGGGCGATGTTAACCAGCCGGTTTTTATCGGAAGGAACTGCCCTGGCAACCACCCGCAGCTCCGGCAGCCGGACTATGAGCTCATCATCCGACATTCTTTTCAGATCTTCACTTGTCAATACAGCGTTTTTATCCTTCTCTTTCATCAATCCGGCCTCACGGGCAATGGCAAAAGCCGTATCCTTATTATCCCCGGTGATCATGACCACCTGTACGCCTGCCTGGTTCACCTGCCTGATTGCCTGGACTGCCTCACGCCGCATCTCGTCTTTTATGCGAACAATCCCCACCAAAGTCATGCCGCTGGAGGGACGGGCGACCGGACTGTCGCTTATGGCGATTGCCAGAAGCCTCTCTGCATTTAGAGTTGCCCTCTTCATGTAATTTTTCAGCTTAAACGAAGAGCGAAAGGGCTTCTTCTGCCCGTTTTCATCATAACAGGTCGTGCATTTGGGCAGAATCAATTCAGGAGCTCCTTTTATCAAAGTGCCGCTGAGCGCTCCCCGTACCTGCGCGCTGGAATACTTATTCACACTGCTGAACGGAACGCTGCTGATGACCCGGACCGGATCCTGCCGGGCACCATCTTTCATAACAAATTCCAGCAAGGCCCTTTCTGTGGTATTTCCGCCAATGGCAACGGACTTTCCATTCTTTCTGCTGACGGATGCTCCTGTATTGTAAACGCAGGATATGGAAAGAAGGTCACCCAAACGTTTATTTTTCAACTTGTGAAAATTGTCATAACTTGTCCCAGTCCCGCTGAAAAAGGAATCCACTTTCAGCTTCCCCTTTGTAATCGTCCCTGTCTTATCGGAAAACAAAATGTTCAGGCTTCCGGATGTTTCAATTCCCACAAGCTTTCTTACCAGAACATTGTCCTTCAGCATACGATTCATATTGGAAGATAAAACAACAGTGATCATTAAGGGCAGGCCTTCGGGGATTGCTACGACAATAATCGATATTGCCAGTGTGACAGCATGAAAGATACATTCCGTTATCAGCTTCGGCGAATGCACAAACTGCTGAATTGCAGCCAGCTCAAAGGAATTGGCAAGAACAATGGATTGAAACAAATCGAAGACAGCTACCAGGGCAGCCCCGATGTATCCCAATTTGCTGATTGTTTGTGCCAGTTTCCCCAGTCTCAGCTTCAGGGGACTTTCACGGGGAGCCTCCTGAATGTCACGGGCCAGTTTTCCATAAAGAGTCCCTTCGCCTACCTTTTGCACTTCCATTATGGCCTCTCCGGAAGAAATGATACAGCCGCGGAACAAACTGTTTTGATCGTTGAAATCCGTTGTATCGCAGTGTTTACGCTTTCCTCCTTCCTGGGGTGCCTTATAGGCCTCCCTGCTTTCTCCGTTCAGCGGAGACTGGTCCACATACAATTCACCGCCTAGGATCACCCCGTCTGCAGGAATGCGATCTCCGGCCTGCAATTGCACATAATCACCGACCACCACTTCACCGACTCCGATCTCTACAAGCTGACCCGACCTTTTCACACGGCATTTGGTCTTCCGGGCTTCCTCCTGCAGCTTTTCAAAAGCAGATTCACTTCCATACTCCGATATGGTGGATACAAATGTGGAAACCAATATGGCAACGGCAATTCCTATGGTTTCATACCACTCAAAACTGCCAAGCCGGATAATAATATTAACAGCCAGGGCAATAAGCAGGATCTTTATAATGGGATCTCCGAAATTGCTTAAAAACTCCTTTGTAAAGCTTCGCCTTTTTTGCTGAACCAGATTGTTATCCCCATACCGTTCTCTGGAGGATTTCACTTGTTCATCGGTCAGGCCCCTCATTCCGTAAATGCCTTCTTTTGGACTGATCAGGTTCATTGTCTGACACCTCGTTTGTATTTTTGATCGTTCTGTTTGGTAAGAAACCAATTACATTTATATGTATTCCCATATCCTTTTGAATATGTCATGGGTGCAATACATTTAATCCATGGGAATCAGTTTCAGGGCCTGATCCATATTTCTTACGTCGATAAAGGTGTCAGGAACTTCTCCTGTTATAATCGTTTCTGTGATGGGAACTTTATTGGACAATTTGATCGTGTCGCTTCCCAATGGCACAACAATATGCACACTGGTTTTTAAAGATATGTAAATTTTATGCCTGGTCTGATTGATGCCTGCCTGTGAAAACTCTTCATAAAAGTCCGCGGCTACCGATCCGATTGGAATCAGTTTCACGTTGATATTGGGTCCCTTGCCGGCCAATATCTTGCTTCGGGTTGCCGAGCCCATGGGAATATCTATGCCTTGCTGCCCCATGGATGCTATTTTGCCCTGAGCAAGGGAAGAGGTTTTTCTGGCCAGTTCATTGATCAGAATGGTATTGTATTGAATTGTGGAAATCTTTCCGTTGGAGTCTGTTATAATGCTGGTAAGATCGGTATACTTCACATCCGAGCCAAGTATTTCGTTTACTGCCGTATTCATTGCGACAATGCTCATGCTTTCCACCTTGGCTTCGGACATGGCCACAAGGGTGGGCTGGATTGCCTTCTCGAAGGCAAAGAAGGCCAGCAAAAACAGAATCAGAACGCAAAACAGGGGAAGCAGGAACCTGTATAATGATTTACGGGCCATTTTACCTGCACCTCCTCCCCTATTGAATGGTATGCGACAAAACCAATTTCAATGCATATGAAAATAATGATTCTAAATTTGCGGATTCAATTCCTTCCGGCTCTGAGGGTTCAGCCTTGTGATATCCCGGATGAGGTAGCGGTTGGAATCGATATCCCGAATAAAGACCTGGTTTTCCTTTACAACAATATCATGCCTTGTCCTTGTATAAAAGTTCATCTCTCCCCGGTCCGTAAGAACTTCCCAGTACACCAGACGATATCTTTCGATTACCTTCCGTATCTGTGTAATTTCCGGAACGAAATATCTCTGCTCCAGAACTTCTTCAATGACTTTCTGATTTTTCGAACTAAGGTCCTTTAAATTGCGGATCACGCCGATTTCTTCCTCCCCGTTGAATATCTCCAGATAGCCGGTCCTGTGAGTCAGGGGAAACATCAGTTTCAGATCCGCATCTTCCATAATCTCCCTTGTTGTTTTGTTGTAAAGGTTTAATCTCATATAGCTGTCCAGCCGAAATTCCAAAGAAGAGGGATTCAGAAAATCGATCTTCATAACGGCATTGTCATCTTCCGACCCGGTGGTACATCTTTCCTGTTCCATACGAACCTCCCATGACATCTTTATACGACATTTGTTCTTGCAACCTCCGCCTGTATCTCAACCAGGTGGCGGAATGTTCCATTTTCTTTCTTCATCAGTTCACCATGCGTTCCTTCTTCCACAATCATGCCTTTATCCAGGACAAGGATCCGGTGGGCGTTTTTCAATGTGGACAGCCGATGGGCAATGGCGATGGTCGTTCGATTGTGGACCAGCCTGTCGATGGCTTCCTGAATCAGCTTTTCCGTTTCCGTATCCACAGACGACGTAGCTTCATCCAGGATCAGAATTCTGGGGTTTTTCAGGATTGCCCTGGCAATGGAAATCCTTTGCTTCTCACCGCCGGACAGCCCGATTCCCCTTTCTCCGATCAGAGTATCATAGCCGTCCGGAAATTTCATGATGAATTTATGGGCATTTGCCGCTCTGGCAGCCCATACAATTTCCTCCAGAGACGCCGAAGGCCGACCATAGGAGATGTTCTCGGCAATCGTTCCGTAAAACAAATACGGTTCCTGAAGCACAACGCCGATATTGGAACGAAGGACGTTGAGGTCCATATCTTCTATATTGACCCCATCCAGAAGGATTTCTCCTTCTGTCGCCTCATAAAATCGGGGAATCAGGTTGACCAGAGTGGATTTTCCGGCACCGCTGGAACCTACGAGACCAATCAGCTCACCATCATGTATATGAAGGTTGATATCTTTCAGAACCTCTTCCCCGGCCTCGTAATAGAAAGAGACGTGGCGAAACACAATCTCCCCCCTCACCGGAGCCGCCTTCTGCGCCGACTTCACCTGGCGGAACTCTGACTGGTGATCAAGAATTTCAAAAACCCGTTCGGCGGCTGTAATGGCGCCCTCGTACTGCTCATTCAGGTGACTGAGGGTGGTGATCGGCTGATAAAACCTCCACATATAGCCGATAAAGGCGGTCAGGGTACCAAGACTGATGTCCCGGACGGCAATCACCCGGTAGCCCCCATAGCCCCATATCAGCACCGCACCGATGGAGGTAGCCAGGGAAATCAGCGGAAAGAAAGTGGAACGATATTTTATGGCGCGGACCTCCTCATGAAAATAGTCCTCCAGTGCTTCCTGAAACCTTTCCGTCTCGTAACGTTCCTGGGTAAAGGCCTTTACGACCTTGATACCCGGTATGGCCCCTCCCAACACAGCACTCATATTGGACCGGCGCCTCCAGATCCTGTGATACAGCTTATGGATTCTTTTCCCGAAGATTTTTGTCCCGAAAAAGATAAAGGGAGTGGGCAAAAGGACAATCAAAGCCAGTTGCCAATCCTGCACAAACAGAATAATGGTAATGGCAACCAGCGTAAAGATCTGCACAATGGTCTCCTGGATCCCGCTTACAATAAAATTCTGTATGGAGGAAGTATCCCCGGTGACCCGGTTCATGATGGCTCCCGTTTGCCTTTTGTCATAATAGGCTAGGCCCAGGGACTGCAGATGGGCATATACCCGGGACCGCAGATCATAAACGATCTTCTGTCCCAGCCAGGCAAGCTGATAGCTCCGAAGTCCCTGAAACAAAGCACTCAGAAGACTGGATCCAAAGATGATCAATACAATCCATCTGAGGTAATCCAGCCTGCTCCTGCGGATCACATCGTCAATCATGATTTTCTGCAGATAAGGCGGCACCAGGGTCAGTACCGTATAAATCAGTGTTGTCAGCAGCATCAGGGCAACCTTCCACCGATAAGGCTGCAGATAACCCAATAATCTACGGAATGTCTCGGTTTTTTTGGAGCATTTGGGACAAGTGGTGGTTCCCCTGCGAAACGGAGTCCCGCAATTCGGACATCTGTTTTCCCCATACATGCTTTCTCCGTCGCTCTGATGAACCGCCTCATCGACACTGAATTGTTCTTCCCTTAATATCTTCTGAAGGTAATCGGCAAACCGATAGAATCTCTGCCGAAAGCGCAGGGTAAACCGAAGCAGCTCAATGGCTCCGTCTGCTGTAATCAATTCCACAGAGCCAACCCCATAATAATTTTTGATATCCACTTTCCGGACAATTGCCAGGGACCAGGACTTCATTCTCACTTTATCCTCCGGAGTCGGTTGCTGAAGAGCATGGATGCTTGTATCCGTTACCACAATCCATTGCTCCTCAAATCTGCCGCTCAGGTTCAGGTCCGTTGAAACTGCCAGCTTTGGCGTCTCACTCCGGATAGTTTTCTCCAGGTATGCGGTAAGCTGACCTGGAAAAGCCTGGGCCTGGTCCAGGTTTACTTCATTCAGCTTTTGCTGCCAATTCATTTTCAGTCCTCCTGTTTGATTGTTTCGGGATATAGAATGGCCTTCCCAATGATGTCTTGTTTATTGATACGTATAAATTTCACCCTATAGTATGATATAGAAATTCAAATAAATTGTCAATACAATCCAGAACATTTTCAGAAAGAACCCGGAAAGACACAAAGAGATACCAGGCCGTTTGTCTGGCCTGGTATCTCTCCCTGTTTTATCTCCTGACAGGGTTCCCGCCTTTTTTACTCCTCTGCTTTTCCCTGGTTGGCAACGTTCGCCATGGATTTCCGGATCTCTTCCTCATCCCCCAGGTAAAACTTCCGGACTGGCTGAAGACCGTTGTCCAATTCATAAACAAGCGGAACCCCGGTGGGAATGTTCAGCCCCACAATATCCCGGTCGGATATCTGTTCCAGATGCTTCACCAATGCTCTCAGACTGTTGCCGTGTGCCGAAATGAGTACTCTTTTCCCCTGACGGATCTGTGGTGCAATGGTATCCTCCCAATAGGGAAGGAATCGCTCCACTGTCGATTTCAGGGATTCGGACAAGGGAAGATGATCCCTTCTGATACCGGAATATCGGATATCCTTTCCGGGATACCTTTCATCCTCCATTGTAAGGGAAGGCGGCAGGACATCATAGCTTCTCCTCCAGATATGGACCTGCTCTTCTCCGTATTTCCCGGCTGTTTCCGATTTGTTCAGTCCCTGAAGCGCTCCATAATGCCTCTCATTCAGGCGCCAGGATTTATAAACCGGAATCCACTGCAGATCCAGGGCATCCAGGATATACCACAGGGTTTTGACGGCTCTTTTCAAAACCGAGGTATAGGCAATGTCAAAGATAAAGCCATTCTCCTTCAGCAGGGCCCCGGCATGGGTGGCTTCCCGGATCCCCTTTTCCGAAAGATCCACATCGATCCATCCTGTAAACCGGTTTTCCCGATTCCACTCACTCTCTCCGTGTCTCACCAATACCAACTCAGGCATTTGATTTCCTCCCATCCCACTTTGTTATCCTTTCCGGAAAACCATGAACTGTCACACACGCAGATGCTTTCGGAGGGACAACATGCTGGCCGCGATTCCAACAATACTGCCCACCAGAACAAACAGGCCAAGAATCCAGGGCAGAATGCTGCGCAGCGGAAGCATCCGGAACATGGAGAAAAGCCCGTTCTGCACCCCATGGTCTCCCAAACGACTCATGAGTACATTGTAAACTCCCGCTGTCAGGCCGCCGGAAATCAGGGCACCCAGCAGCCCCAGCGTCAGTCCCTCGACCAGGAAAGGCCAGCGGATATACCAGTCCGTTGCACCGATATATTTCATTATATTAATTTCCCGGTGTCTGGAAAAAACCGATATCCGGATGGTATTGTGGATAATGACCATTGCCATGACACAGAGAAGAACCACAATAATCATTCCGATCATACGGGTGATATTGGCGATACTGGTAATGGAATCCACCACATCCTTGCTGTACTGAATCTTTTCCGCCGCATGAAAATCCTCAACAGATTTTACGACCCGTTCCACATATTCCGGCTTCTTCACCTGAATTTCAAAGGAATCCGGCAGTGGATTGTTTTCTGCATTATAACCTTCCAAAAGATCTTTTTTATCTCCCCATTCGTCTCTCCATGTTTCCAGAGCGTCTGCCCTGGAAACGAATTTCCAGTTCTCAATTCCATCCCATTTCTCTATCTGCATTTCCATGGCCTGAACATCTTTTCCCTGAATGCCCTTCTTCAGAAACACCGTTACCTCTACCTTGGATTCCAGTCCTGCAACCATATTGTTGAGATTCATGATCACTGCCAGTATCAGTCCCAACACAAACAGGGCTGCTGTAGTGGCACTGACAGACGCCAGAGACATAACCCGGTTTCGGAATACATTCCGAAAACCCTGCTTCAGCATATCATTCCATGTCCTTAATTTCATCGAAGTATTCCCCTTTCCATTTGTCCGATACAATCCTGCCATTTTGAAAGGTAACAACCCGCTTTTCCATGGAATTCACAATGTCTTTGGCATGAGTCGCCATAAGGACTGTAGTTCCTCTCCGATTTACCGTAACAAGTATTCTCATAATCTCGTCTGCCGTTTCCGGATCCAGGTTCCCCGTAGGCTCATCCGCTATCAGCAGGGTAGGCCGGTTGACCAAAGCCCTGGCCAACGCTGCTCTCTGCTGCTCTCCTCCGGACAGCTGTCCGGGATAATCGTCCGCTTTTCTGCCCAGCCCCACCATATTAAGAACCTCAGGCACCCGTCTTTGAATTTCCGCCCGGGGAACCTCTGTGATTTCCATGGCAAAGGCTACATTTTCATAAATGGTCTTATCCTCCAACAGGCGGAAGTCCTGAAAGACGACTCCCAGTTTTCTCCGATAATGAGGTACTTCCTTCCGCTTTAAATGGGATAAATTTACACCGTCTACGATGACCTGCCCCTGGGATGGTTCAATCTCCTTCAGCAAAAGCTTGATCACAGTGGATTTTCCGGCACCGCTTGCCCCGACGATAAACAGGAAGTCCCCCTTTTCCACCTTCAGGTTTACATCCTGCAGCGCATGAATCCCATTGTCATATGCTTTCGTTACATTCTTAAACTGTATCAAAGCTATGCCTCCCATGTATACCTGTCCATCAACATCATCATGATTTTAAACGTAACGGCATCATGAAAGTTCCGCAGATCCAGGCCCATGATTCTCTGAACCTTATCCAACCGGTAGACCAGAGTATTGCGGTGAATAAACAATTGTCTTGCAGTTTCACTCAGGTTCAGGCTGTTTTCGAAAAATTTATTGATCGTCCGAATCATTTCATCGCTCAATAACTTCTTGTATTCCTTGGTAAACAGGAATTTACTATAAGTCTCACACAGATTCACAGGGACCTCATAGAGAAATCTCTCAAGCAGCAATGTATTGTACATGTAAACCCGATTGCTGGTGTTGTATATTTTGCCGACCTCAATGGCCTTTGTTGCTTCGTCATAGGACTCCTGCAGCTGGAAAAGATTCT includes these proteins:
- the yunB gene encoding sporulation protein YunB, which produces MARKSLYRFLLPLFCVLILFLLAFFAFEKAIQPTLVAMSEAKVESMSIVAMNTAVNEILGSDVKYTDLTSIITDSNGKISTIQYNTILINELARKTSSLAQGKIASMGQQGIDIPMGSATRSKILAGKGPNINVKLIPIGSVAADFYEEFSQAGINQTRHKIYISLKTSVHIVVPLGSDTIKLSNKVPITETIITGEVPDTFIDVRNMDQALKLIPMD
- a CDS encoding calcium-translocating P-type ATPase, PMCA-type is translated as MNLISPKEGIYGMRGLTDEQVKSSRERYGDNNLVQQKRRSFTKEFLSNFGDPIIKILLIALAVNIIIRLGSFEWYETIGIAVAILVSTFVSTISEYGSESAFEKLQEEARKTKCRVKRSGQLVEIGVGEVVVGDYVQLQAGDRIPADGVILGGELYVDQSPLNGESREAYKAPQEGGKRKHCDTTDFNDQNSLFRGCIISSGEAIMEVQKVGEGTLYGKLARDIQEAPRESPLKLRLGKLAQTISKLGYIGAALVAVFDLFQSIVLANSFELAAIQQFVHSPKLITECIFHAVTLAISIIVVAIPEGLPLMITVVLSSNMNRMLKDNVLVRKLVGIETSGSLNILFSDKTGTITKGKLKVDSFFSGTGTSYDNFHKLKNKRLGDLLSISCVYNTGASVSRKNGKSVAIGGNTTERALLEFVMKDGARQDPVRVISSVPFSSVNKYSSAQVRGALSGTLIKGAPELILPKCTTCYDENGQKKPFRSSFKLKNYMKRATLNAERLLAIAISDSPVARPSSGMTLVGIVRIKDEMRREAVQAIRQVNQAGVQVVMITGDNKDTAFAIAREAGLMKEKDKNAVLTSEDLKRMSDDELIVRLPELRVVARAVPSDKNRLVNIAQSLDMVVGMTGDGINDAPALKTADVGFAMGSGTEIAKEASDIVIMDDNFLSISKAILYGRTIFKSIRKFIIFQLTINLCAVGISIIGPFIGVNSPLTVLQMLWVNMVMDTLAGLAFSGEAPLTEYMNEPPKQRDEPIINSYMYNQILILGSYVTLLCILFLKLPWFHRIFGYDPGNISFMTAFFALFIFAGVFNSFNARTSRLKLLANIGKNQRFITVMLFVVMIQLIIIYFGGAVFRTVPLSLPDLFFVILMAVTVIPVDLIRKMLIGSAWRGNAI
- a CDS encoding glycoside hydrolase 43 family protein, with protein sequence MSIESKIRTYRKEGFPKIRISDQGDGTFRNPILYSDYSDPDVIRVGDEFFMVASSFSCVPGIPVLYSRDLVNWQIVNHVVDRIPFPEYGKPQHGRGIWAPSIRYHNEYFQVFLPMPDEGLFMSKTKDPFGKWDPLVCIRKVRGWIDPCPFWDDDGSAYLVNAFAKSRIGFKSVLAISRMKPDGTDLLDEFRVVFDGNGRHPTIEGPKMYKRNGCYYISAPAGGVQTGYQVILRSRNVYGPYEDKIVLHQGDSAVNGPHQGAWVELKNGETWFLHFQDAGAYGRIVHLQPVQWVDDWPMMGVDSNCDGIGEPVSQYTKPDMGKPCPVEVPDTSDDFNGQELGMQWQWQANPEPDWYSLRDRQDHIRLFARDGLQQAKRVLWNVPGLLLQKFPAPEFQVTTKMDFRPESVGDQAGLVIMGVKYAYLAAGKGEDGSWKLVLFRGDGLKEEEYAEACTDMDSCPVYLQATVSRGGRCAFHYSTDGVNFIRIGGDFTAQKGQWIGAKAGIFCINNQGKYSSGFADFDWFLVEEI
- a CDS encoding DUF1854 domain-containing protein, with protein sequence MEQERCTTGSEDDNAVMKIDFLNPSSLEFRLDSYMRLNLYNKTTREIMEDADLKLMFPLTHRTGYLEIFNGEEEIGVIRNLKDLSSKNQKVIEEVLEQRYFVPEITQIRKVIERYRLVYWEVLTDRGEMNFYTRTRHDIVVKENQVFIRDIDSNRYLIRDITRLNPQSRKELNPQI
- a CDS encoding sugar phosphate isomerase/epimerase; protein product: MKIGICTDVSDISRVEKMGFDYLESSVSRTASMGEQEFMEAVQRVEDSSLECEAFNVLFPGNIRLTGPEVDLKAVREYLGKAFDRIHRLGAEIAVFGSGRSRKVPEGWKQEDAWKQLVDAARIVGDVAAKYGLTVAMEPLNRGETNILNSVEEGYHFVRDVNHPNIQLLADFYHMRLENESMDVLKKVAPALRHLHIANSHGRVYPLNPSEDCYGEFFEALKSAEYKGRISIEAGTRDMDRDAPIALQLLRKFME